The following nucleotide sequence is from Dehalogenimonas formicexedens.
CAATGTCTAATATACCTTTCCATGACCTGAGCTATTTGCTCTACGTTTTTTACTACCGCGCCGTTTCCAGTGGTGAAAACATCGATGGCTGGTTCTACATATATAACATATTTACCATTATCTTCGCGTCGATTAAAGATGGGGACAATAGCCGCTCCGGTGCGCATGGCCATTCTGACAGCTACCGTGGGCAGAGTAGCCTCCTCACCAAAGAAGACCGATGTTATGCCTTTCCCTTTGATGTTACGGTCGCAAGCCATCAATATTGCTTCACCGCTTCGCAGTAGCTGCATCATTGATTCCAGCGCACCCGGTCGGCCTGGCATGAAAGCGACGCCATGGCTCTCTCTCAAGGCAGTAACATGATTAAGCAGAGGCGGCGGTTTCAAAGCCTCTACCAAGACTGTTGTTTTGACCGATCGAATGGCAAATATCTGTGCCGCGATATCAAAACTGCCCAGGTGAGCCGTGACCAACACAACACCCCACTTCCGCTCTAGAGCATCTTTAAGATGTTGCCAGCCATGGACAGTTAAATGGCGCTCGATTTCATCAAGTTCCATGTGCGGTAACTTTATAAGGTCAAAATAGTTTTTGGCTGTATTCTTTAGTACTTCGCGCACAGCCCTTCTTAGGACAATATCATCTACGTTAAACCCCAGGACATGCCTCATATTGTCAGCAACTCCAACCCTCGCTGTAGGGAAGAAGGTGTAAGCGAAATCTGCGACTAGACTCGCGACAAAGTAGCCAAGGTTTCTAGGTAAGTAGGACAGACTGAATCCTGCAATCTTAAACGCATAATATTTCCACATTTGGTCATCCCTCTCTGTGGCATAACTGTTAGCGTCGGTCAAAACTTGACACCTATCTGGAAGTATATTACCATATAATTTGGTTTCTTTGGAAGTTTACCCCAGTCATAACGAGATTGTGTTATGCGAACGTCATATAGAGAAGGAAAGGCGGCACAGGTAAAGCACGCCTCCGATAGTCTCCTTGTAACTGCACCTAAGACGGAGTACACCTCAAAAGTAGGTATAGTGTGCCATTCAGACTGGGCCCCTTGGAACTATGTATTATTCTGGTAATCATTCTCCTCATCTTCGGCGTCGGGAAACTGCCTCAGGTGGGTGAAGCTATTGGCAAAAGTCTTAAGTCGTTCAGGGATGGATCCTCCGGCGAAGATGAAGAAAAGCCAAAAGAAGTGAAGTCGGCAACAATTACCGGGACACCAGAGGCGGTCGTCTCCAAAACGGAAGATACTCCTAAGGCTTAGCTTTGGGAGGGGAGAAGTGGTTCCTGAAGTTTTAGCATGTAGAAGTTAAAGGGTAATAACCAACAATGAACTTTTTCGGTCTAGGTACTTTTGAGATCGTTACTATTCTCATCGTAGCTACCCTTGTCTTCGGTCCCAATCGCATCCCCGAATTCGCTAAAAAGGCTGGGGAGTTCATGCGCAGTTTTCAAAAAATCACTAGTGATATGACCAAGGAGTTCACCAAAGCCATCGATAGTTCACCAACTAAACCTTCTGACACTGGTAAACCTCCTGACTCCTTCAGTGGCATAACCTTGGACAAATATTTTAAAACAAACGATAAATAATAAATGACAAAAACAGGTATAGAATACAGAAGGGGAAATTTGAAGTACTGAGGTTACTGAAAGTAATTTGGACTACAAACTTATATATACACCGGTGGCCAGGGACTTAGCCGATGTCGAGGCTAATCTTTCCGACCTAACTGAGCAGTGGAGAAGCGATTTTCCTGAGCTCCATGCCATGCTGCATCATGTCTTGCGCGGCGGTAAAATCTTGAGGCCGGCTCTGACCTTTCTGGCTGGCCGGTGCATCGATGGGGTAACGAGTCGTATGCTCAATATGGCTACCGCCAATGAACTACTGCACATCGCTACCTTAGTGCACGATGACGCCATCGATAAAGCGGATTTCCGTCGGGGAAGAGAGACGGCGAACAAGCTATGGGGAGTGGAAAAGGCCATTCTACTGGGTGATTTTTTATTTGCTCGGGCTTCTGAGTTCGCTGCTACTACCCATGAACTCCGAGTGGTGAAGCTTTTCTCTAGTACATTGCGAATTATTTCGGTGGGTGAACTCAAGCAGGCTCGGGCTGCTTTCAGTTTGGAACAAAGCTTGCAGGGGTATATGGACCGCATTGCATGCAAGACGGCGGCACTGTTAAAGATGTCCTGTGAATCCGGAGCCATTCTGGCTGGAGGTACCGAGGAACAGATTCAGGTTTTGAGCGATTTCGGATTTAATCTGGGGCTGGCATTTCAAATTGTTGACGATATCTTGGATTTTACCGGTACCGAGGTTGAGTTGGGCAAACCAGTGGGCTCGGATTTGCGACAGGGAACGATCACACTACCGCCGCTCCTTTTAATGGAAAGATACCCAGCCGCCAATCCGATTTCAGATTTCATACGAGGCGTGGCACGCAATAATAAAATCGCAGAGGCCATCGACATGATAAAAAGTGGTGGCTTTATTGAAGAAAGCTACCGCCATGCCTTGAAATATTCGACACAGGCTCAAGAAATGCTTAACCGCCTGCCAGAAAGCCCCTATCGTGGGGCATTGAGGGCTCTGACCGACTACCTTATCGAACGACGAGTCTAAGGTGTAGACGCCAAGACCAATAAACCACAAAAATCTCTCTAACTGGGCATTGAAAATGGTGCAAGACCACTTTTAACCAATATTTTGTATGTTGGTTAAAAAAGGTTACAATCCACCCACTCCATCCGTGTTTCCGGTGGAGTCCGACTCTAGAGCCTGTCTCAAAATGAGGGACAGGATTTAATATGCGAAACTCCAAGCGGATAGCATTACAGGATTTAGACCGAAGTTTCGGTGCATTTGGACATTGGTGGCCAGGTTATCCGCGATTTCTACCCTGGCTCTGGTGCTTCGTCTCCCTGACTTAGCCCAAACGCGCCATAGGGTTCGCAAGTTAAACGCAGTTGCCAGTAAGTTGAACTCCGCTCTGACGTTGGCCAGACCGCGCAACAGGAATCTCCTGGCATTCATCTGGTCTTTGAGGATTCCGAAGGTAGGTTCACTCAGTTCCCGGCGAAGGGCGTACAAACTGCGTGCTTCGTCCGAGCGCATCCACTGTCGATGTTTGAGCAACAGTACCTCGGAAGAGCTAATCCGGAGTGCACGCCCCGCATGTTTGTCCTTGGTACAAACGCCGAAGGCGGGACAAGCCCGGCAGACCGTCCTCGATGCTCGATATATGCGGATCGAGTGTGAACCAGTGAGCTTGGACCTGCGCAGCCCGCGGAAAGGAAGCCGTTGGCCATGGGGGCAAGTGTAAATGTCGCTGGCGGCATCATAGTCAAACTGGTCTTTGAAATAAGGACCAGTACAAGAATCCTTATATCGTTCCCCCATCACCAGGAGTTGACCTCGCTGTTCACCGGCTTCCAGGCCGGCAGCGGTATGGTAGCCGCCATCAGCCAGGGTAACAGGGGCCCGTTGCCCTGTTATCTCTTCGGCTCGCTCCAGCATGGGAACCAATTGGCCTGAGTCTGAAGCACTGTTCACGACCTCGGCAGCCGTAATCAGCATGCCATTTCCCTTGGCTGTCTCAGGGTTTAATGAAGAGACCATTGCCTGGGCATTGTAGCCGGTGATAATCCCGCTTCGCCCCTTCATCAGCTGGGCATCTTCATCGGTTAGATTCACCCGTTTTACTCTTTCCTGTTGCGCTAGGCGATTCATGGCGCCTTTAACCCGCTGCTGTAACTCTTTGGCCGTCTGCAATGCTTCCGGTAACCGCGGTTGGGGAGAGTCATCGCCGCCCTCGTTTCGTGCCTCCAGTTCGGAGATTGCCGCTTCCGTACGATTGAGTAAACGCTGTAATGCGGCGACATCATAGGTACGGTCACCGGCCGCATTGGCCACTATTTTCGTCCTATCCACCGCCTGCACCGCCAAGTCAATCAAGTCCAGTTCGACAGCGGTGGCCACTGTGTATTTCAGTAGTCTCCGCATCGCATCACGGTGAGCCTGGTAGAATCGCCACAGGGTATTGTGATCGGGGCGCTGCCATCCCGTTAGCCACAGATACGGCACCTGGTCTCGGCAGGCTGCTTCAAGTCTGCGTGAGGAACGAATCCCCGTCATGAAACCATGCAACCAGACACACAGTAGTGCCCTCGGATGATAAGCCGGGGCACCCAACGGCTCTCCGTCGATCCCAATTTCTAATTCTATCTAGGCCGCACGGTCAAGTGTATCCACAAGCTCGGCCACGAACCGCGCAGGATGATCGTTGGGAATCAGTTCTCCAAGAGTCGGGGGCAACATCCATGCTTGTTCGCGGTTTAATGGTCTCAGCGGCATTGGGCTCACCTCATTACTGATTGGCCCAATTTTACCAAATTGGCTTGAATTATAAGACAGGCTCTCTACCCCGTCTCCACGTCGTAGATACAGTTACGTTCTAAACAAAGGGTATTAATTATTCCCTCATGCAAGCCTCTTTAGAGCCTCATCTGCATTAATTTTGCCCTGTTCCAGCATGTCCAACAGGCTTTCCTGCTCAGACATAGCTGTAAGTTTCGAGTTAATCTCCACCATTCTCAACTTGCTGGCGACCTTAACAAGACGGTTCTTGACCGTTGGATAGCTGATGCCGAAGAGCCGTCCCACTTCCTTCATCGAACCGTGGGCTCCGACGAAAGCCATGATGAAGACTTGATCTTCCCTCCCGAGTTGAGCTAGTGGTGGTAAAGCAAATTCCCCTTCGATCGCGATATTGCTATCGGCAATTTTCACTCGTTCAACAGTGATCGGTGAACCGTTGGTTAGCCCAGTTAATTCGCTCCAATCCCTAATCATGCTCTCCTCAACAATGCATTTATCGATCTTAACATCCGGGAAATTTGACACCATTCCTGACGTATAGTACCATATATTATGGTTACTTTGGAAATTTCTAGCTGTATCAAAGTTGTGACACACGAACGTGACATGAAGTAAAACCATGACAGTGAGAGCTGGGGCATTGGGTAGTTTGCTTAAGGATAGAAAAATCGGGCTGGCACTTAGCAGTGGCGCGGCGCGAGGACTGGCTCACATCGGCGTACTGGAGATGTTAGAGGAAGAAGAGATCCACATCGACATGCTTGCCGGTACGAGCATGGGAGCACTGATCGGTGCTGTCTACGCAGAGCGACAGGACATTGACCGGATGAAACATCTAGCAATAGAATTGGGCTTAAAGAGGTTTTCCTTTTTAGCAGATCCCGTGTTACCAAAATACGGTTTGATTCGCGGGCGGAAGATTGGAAACATGTTAAGATCGATTATCGGCGATGTTGAGTTTGGGGATTTGAAGATACCATTTGCTTGTTCGGCGGTTGATATTAATAGCAATCAAGAGGTCGTAATTAAGCAGGGCAAAGTGAGAGAGGGTGTGAGGGCGAGTTGCTCTATTCCCATTTTACTTACTCCCAGTAAATTAGAAGGAAGATATTTAGTTGATGGTGGTTTGCTCGATCCGGTGCCTGTAAAAATCCTCAAGGATATGGGGGCAGACCCTATCATCGCAGTAAATGTAATACCGAATGGTCAAAATACGTTTTTGGGTGCTAGCCAGAATAATCGGAGGAAAAATGGACCTAATATACTTAGTATAGCGATCCAAACGGTAAACATTATTAGTAGCCAGAGATTAAAGTCCAGTCTCAGTGGCGCCGATGTTATCATAGAGCCTCAAGTTACACACATTAGCTGGGGTGATTTCCATCGTGCTGAAGAGTGCATCGTTCAAGGTCGATTGGCCGCTCAGGTATCCATACCGGAGATAAAAAGGTTGCTGGCCGGTTGATTTTTCACAAAATATATATTTCCAGTGCATAATGCGCATCGCTGGGGTTGAATAAGGTTATGAAACTGACATTTAGGCAGAAGATTTTTCTCAGTAAGCTCCTCGACGCTTATCGGGACATGAAAGAGCCTGTTCACTATAGCGTCATTGCCAATCGACTGGGTCTGAACAACTCTACAGCCTATGATATGTTGAGGCTCCTTGAGAAAAAAGGTATGGTGACTTCAGAGTACGATACGCCGAAGGAGACTGCTGGGCCTGGACGGTCTAGTATACGTTTCGTTCCTACTGCCGAAACCATCGAGCTTTTCGCTCACCTGGCAGGTGACATACGGGAGCAAGATGAGTGGGATGATATAAAAACTCGCGTCCTAACGAACTTGAGCAGGGGAGAGGCGAACGATTATAAGGATATTTTAAACGAATTACTTGCCAGGATGCCAGAACCGCGTTCATCACTTGTGCGATGCACCGAAGTCATGACGGCTTTATTACTGAAACTCAGAGAATCCAAACAGAATTTGACTGAGCAAAGCTCAGTGGATAATCTACTGAAGGCGCCGGCCAGCAAGTTGCGCATGAGTATACTGGCCGGGCTCATCCTGGGGCTATCGTATACCGATCAGGAAACTCAGAGATTTCTGGGTATTTATCAGGAATACGCCGAAAAATATGAAGCATCGCTGCAGGGATTAAGCCGTGACAGTTTATTCAAGCTGCATCGGTTTACCCGCGATGTCTGGAATATTCTAAAAACACCGACATTTTAATTTTTTTTCATCAATATTTTGGTTATTTATGGAATTTGGATTAATGAAAGTAGCTAACCAGACGGAAATACGGCATCTGTCAATTGATTGCAGAGGCTAACCGTGAATAACACTATGAGGTTGAAACATGGCAAGCGCCAAAATTAAGACTGGCGAAATCGCCAAAATAGTGTCCCAAGTGCTGCATCCTTATGTAATCCTTGTACCGGTGGTGGTGTTGCTTGCCGTGAGCTTCAGCCGGGAAGACTGGGTTAAATGGAGTGTCATAGCTCTGTTACCAGCCTATCTCTTCCCCCTCCTGTATATGCAGGCGAGGGTTGTTCTAGTTGCTCGTACTACCGGGGTCAAGGTAACTCATCGCTCTCTTTTTAGAGAGCGATCCAGAGAGATGATTTTTTTGATATGCCTCTTCGGCCTGCCCAGCGCATTGATACTCTTTTCTCTCGACGCTCCTCCGAGCATTATGGCTACCCTGATTGGGCTCAGCGCAACAGCGCTATTGATTACCTTTATAAATTTACGCTATCGAGCCAGCTTCCACCTTTCTCTTTTCACCAGCGTGGTCACCTCTATCGCTATCGTATTCGGCCCACCAGCGTTAGTTGTTGCCGTCCTTATCCCGGTACTGGGGATTTCTCGCTACCAGCTGGGGGAGCACACTCCTTTGCAGTTAGTAACCGGGTTTGTAATTGGCTTGGTGGTTACTGCGGCCGTCTTCCAGGGATTTAACCTTCTCTAATAAGGTAATAACTAACTAACTAAGAAAAGGAAAATAGATGGAGCGGTATTTTCGAAAGTTAGGCGTTTTCATTGAAAGCAAACGCGTACTGGTTATCACTGTCAGTGTAATACTTATTATTGCCTCGCTTTTTGGTGCCACACAACTCAAGCTGGCTACCGGTGTTGAAACCTACTTATCCACCGGTTCTCAGACCTACCAAGATTACATGAGGTTTAACCAGCATTTCGGCAGCAGCGTCGTAGTAGTCCTGGTGACAGGAAATGATTTGACTCAACTACTGCAGCCCGCCAACGTGGCGGCGATGGAGACCATCGAGAACCAGATGGGGAACAATCCAAACGTTGTTTCGGCTCTAGGACCTACTTTTCTCATAAAACAGGCGGTTGCACAACAAACTGGAACCCCTGTTTTACCGCTTGACCCCAAAATACTTCAGTCCATAGTCGTAGATCCCGAGAATGGCCAGATTCGGCCCCAATTCAGCAGAGTCCTGCCTGATGGCCAGCACGCCCTGATCGCCATAGTGCTCAAGGGAGACTTGTCATTGGATGGCCAAAAACTGGTAAGCGAAGAAGTTGAAAACATAGTCGCCACTGCCGGTTTCTCCGGAGTTGGAGCCGTAGTCACCGGTATGCCTGCTGTCTTTAGCCAGCTAGAAGATATGATGTCCAGCAGCCTGCGCAATATGTTCCTGCTTTCTATACTGTTAATGCTTGTAATCTTGGCCGTGGTCTTCAGTGTTCGTGGTTTCTTTGCTTGGAGATGGTTGCCACTGGGTATTGTGCTTATTGGAATCATATATACCTTTGGAATTATGGGCGTGATCAACGTTCCTATAACTATGGTTACCATGGCAGTGTTTCCCATATTAATCGGCCTTGGGGTAGACTACGCCATCCAATTCCACAACCGCTATGACGAAGAGGCCAGGCGAGGCGAAACTGTAGCTGAAGCCATTATAGATTCTGTTACCCATATTGGGCCGTCAATTGGTATCGCTATTATTGCGGCCTCTCTTGGTTTTGCCGCTCTGTTCTTCTCGCCTGTTCCCATGGTCCGTGATTTCGGGCTTATGTTGATTATTGGCGTCATAGCCGCCTACCTTGTAGCGCTGTTTTTACTTCTGGGTATCCTGTATCTGCATGATCGACGCAATGCAACCAAAACCACAATAAACAAAGGAATGGCCAAGGCGAAGCAGGAGAAAGTTGGCTTTGTGGAAAGGGGTCTCCAACACCTTGCACCCTGGGTGATCAGAAATACAGCCATCATCATCCCTTTGGCCTTATTATTGACCATCGGTGGCCTGATAAGTGACTCCTACATTGCCACCGAAACCGATGAGACCAAGTTTATATCTCAGGATGTTCCAGCGGTAAAGAATCTGCTGGCTCTTGAGAAAATAGCCGGCGGAGTCAGTTCAATCAATATGCTGGTCGAATCTAAGGACATCACTGATCCGTTGGTTATAGCCTGGATGGTGCAACTGGAACAGCGTATTACCTCGGAGCAGCCCGA
It contains:
- a CDS encoding lysophospholipid acyltransferase family protein; this encodes MTDANSYATERDDQMWKYYAFKIAGFSLSYLPRNLGYFVASLVADFAYTFFPTARVGVADNMRHVLGFNVDDIVLRRAVREVLKNTAKNYFDLIKLPHMELDEIERHLTVHGWQHLKDALERKWGVVLVTAHLGSFDIAAQIFAIRSVKTTVLVEALKPPPLLNHVTALRESHGVAFMPGRPGALESMMQLLRSGEAILMACDRNIKGKGITSVFFGEEATLPTVAVRMAMRTGAAIVPIFNRREDNGKYVIYVEPAIDVFTTGNGAVVKNVEQIAQVMERYIRHCPEQWVTLKSIWAKS
- the tatA gene encoding twin-arginine translocase TatA/TatE family subunit: MPFRLGPLELCIILVIILLIFGVGKLPQVGEAIGKSLKSFRDGSSGEDEEKPKEVKSATITGTPEAVVSKTEDTPKA
- a CDS encoding Sec-independent protein translocase subunit TatA/TatB, with the protein product MNFFGLGTFEIVTILIVATLVFGPNRIPEFAKKAGEFMRSFQKITSDMTKEFTKAIDSSPTKPSDTGKPPDSFSGITLDKYFKTNDK
- a CDS encoding polyprenyl synthetase family protein: MDYKLIYTPVARDLADVEANLSDLTEQWRSDFPELHAMLHHVLRGGKILRPALTFLAGRCIDGVTSRMLNMATANELLHIATLVHDDAIDKADFRRGRETANKLWGVEKAILLGDFLFARASEFAATTHELRVVKLFSSTLRIISVGELKQARAAFSLEQSLQGYMDRIACKTAALLKMSCESGAILAGGTEEQIQVLSDFGFNLGLAFQIVDDILDFTGTEVELGKPVGSDLRQGTITLPPLLLMERYPAANPISDFIRGVARNNKIAEAIDMIKSGGFIEESYRHALKYSTQAQEMLNRLPESPYRGALRALTDYLIERRV
- a CDS encoding IS1182 family transposase, which translates into the protein MGAPAYHPRALLCVWLHGFMTGIRSSRRLEAACRDQVPYLWLTGWQRPDHNTLWRFYQAHRDAMRRLLKYTVATAVELDLIDLAVQAVDRTKIVANAAGDRTYDVAALQRLLNRTEAAISELEARNEGGDDSPQPRLPEALQTAKELQQRVKGAMNRLAQQERVKRVNLTDEDAQLMKGRSGIITGYNAQAMVSSLNPETAKGNGMLITAAEVVNSASDSGQLVPMLERAEEITGQRAPVTLADGGYHTAAGLEAGEQRGQLLVMGERYKDSCTGPYFKDQFDYDAASDIYTCPHGQRLPFRGLRRSKLTGSHSIRIYRASRTVCRACPAFGVCTKDKHAGRALRISSSEVLLLKHRQWMRSDEARSLYALRRELSEPTFGILKDQMNARRFLLRGLANVRAEFNLLATAFNLRTLWRVWAKSGRRSTRARVEIADNLATNVQMHRNFGLNPVMLSAWSFAY
- a CDS encoding DUF2089 family protein; the encoded protein is MIRDWSELTGLTNGSPITVERVKIADSNIAIEGEFALPPLAQLGREDQVFIMAFVGAHGSMKEVGRLFGISYPTVKNRLVKVASKLRMVEINSKLTAMSEQESLLDMLEQGKINADEALKRLA
- a CDS encoding patatin-like phospholipase family protein: MTVRAGALGSLLKDRKIGLALSSGAARGLAHIGVLEMLEEEEIHIDMLAGTSMGALIGAVYAERQDIDRMKHLAIELGLKRFSFLADPVLPKYGLIRGRKIGNMLRSIIGDVEFGDLKIPFACSAVDINSNQEVVIKQGKVREGVRASCSIPILLTPSKLEGRYLVDGGLLDPVPVKILKDMGADPIIAVNVIPNGQNTFLGASQNNRRKNGPNILSIAIQTVNIISSQRLKSSLSGADVIIEPQVTHISWGDFHRAEECIVQGRLAAQVSIPEIKRLLAG
- a CDS encoding helix-turn-helix domain-containing protein, whose protein sequence is MKLTFRQKIFLSKLLDAYRDMKEPVHYSVIANRLGLNNSTAYDMLRLLEKKGMVTSEYDTPKETAGPGRSSIRFVPTAETIELFAHLAGDIREQDEWDDIKTRVLTNLSRGEANDYKDILNELLARMPEPRSSLVRCTEVMTALLLKLRESKQNLTEQSSVDNLLKAPASKLRMSILAGLILGLSYTDQETQRFLGIYQEYAEKYEASLQGLSRDSLFKLHRFTRDVWNILKTPTF
- a CDS encoding efflux RND transporter permease subunit, with translation MERYFRKLGVFIESKRVLVITVSVILIIASLFGATQLKLATGVETYLSTGSQTYQDYMRFNQHFGSSVVVVLVTGNDLTQLLQPANVAAMETIENQMGNNPNVVSALGPTFLIKQAVAQQTGTPVLPLDPKILQSIVVDPENGQIRPQFSRVLPDGQHALIAIVLKGDLSLDGQKLVSEEVENIVATAGFSGVGAVVTGMPAVFSQLEDMMSSSLRNMFLLSILLMLVILAVVFSVRGFFAWRWLPLGIVLIGIIYTFGIMGVINVPITMVTMAVFPILIGLGVDYAIQFHNRYDEEARRGETVAEAIIDSVTHIGPSIGIAIIAASLGFAALFFSPVPMVRDFGLMLIIGVIAAYLVALFLLLGILYLHDRRNATKTTINKGMAKAKQEKVGFVERGLQHLAPWVIRNTAIIIPLALLLTIGGLISDSYIATETDETKFISQDVPAVKNLLALEKIAGGVSSINMLVESKDITDPLVIAWMVQLEQRITSEQPEFVTGTSSIADLILQATGGVMPQSSVQVKQILGQLPVPIKRNLITDDYTAGNLVISVEQLEIAKIQELRDQLTGYVVNPPAGVNVILTGTPIIGIELFNALTGGRIQMTLIGVGLIFLVLLGLFKFNLLRAVLAVLPIGLILGWSSGIMYLLGIKYTPLTSTLGALILGIGVEFTILLMMRYYEERRKGEGPEEAMTTAMTKIGRAIIASGLTIIGGFGALLIAKDFLILRDFGIVTMINVFFALVSTLFVLPTLIVWVDTWQEKQRLAVKSIRK